A section of the Clostridium omnivorum genome encodes:
- a CDS encoding M3 family oligoendopeptidase yields MDKTWSLKELYSSFEAEEFKNDMVKCKEYIEEHKAKIMEALKTHDNEVGVIEKYIESEIRLYNIFSKLLEFASLTLSVEAKNEKAMSIMENLENSFTELTEVEVNFKKWLYEIKNLNELIEGSKLLKEHEFFLKELWEKNRYLLSEAEEVVISKMKNTGSGAFSKLQNTLSSTLLVDIELDGEKKQLPLPVVRNMAHNKNAEIRKTAYEAELNSYKKIEESSAACLNGIKGEVITVNKMRGYNSVLEETLINSRLDAESLEAMFTAMRESFPAFRRFYLKKAEILGHKNGLPFYDLFAPSGEAHMSYTYEEAREFIVKNFGTFSKALADFADNAFEKRWIDAEPREGKRGGAFCSNLHSIGESRVLCNFSGSFSDVVTIAHELGHGYHGNCLKDESILNSDYTMPIAETASIFCETIVKNAVLKTATKEQAYSVLEESISDAGQVIVDIYSRFLFESELFKRRESSSLSVKELKEIMINAQKEAYGEALDENYLHPYMWINKPHYYYAERNFYNFPYAFGLLFSKGLYAEYVKRGQEFVKDYDKLLAMTGKMSIPEVTAMMGIDIHKVDFWRSSLKLIEEDIEKFISLV; encoded by the coding sequence ATGGATAAAACATGGAGCTTAAAGGAACTTTATAGTTCTTTTGAAGCAGAAGAATTTAAAAATGATATGGTTAAATGCAAGGAATATATAGAAGAGCATAAAGCTAAAATAATGGAAGCTTTAAAGACACATGATAATGAAGTAGGAGTTATTGAAAAGTATATTGAAAGTGAAATAAGGCTTTATAATATTTTTTCAAAGCTTTTGGAATTTGCTAGTTTAACCTTAAGTGTAGAGGCTAAGAATGAAAAGGCAATGTCCATAATGGAAAATTTAGAAAATAGTTTTACAGAGCTAACAGAAGTAGAAGTTAATTTTAAAAAGTGGCTTTACGAAATTAAAAATCTTAATGAATTAATTGAAGGATCAAAGCTTTTAAAAGAACATGAATTCTTTTTAAAGGAGCTATGGGAGAAAAATAGATATCTATTAAGTGAAGCAGAAGAGGTTGTTATTTCAAAGATGAAGAATACAGGTTCTGGAGCCTTTTCAAAGCTTCAAAATACACTTTCTTCAACCTTATTGGTGGATATAGAGTTAGATGGAGAAAAGAAACAGCTTCCATTGCCAGTAGTAAGGAATATGGCGCACAACAAGAATGCGGAAATAAGAAAGACAGCCTATGAGGCAGAGTTAAATTCCTACAAGAAGATTGAAGAATCCTCCGCAGCCTGCCTAAATGGAATTAAAGGTGAAGTTATTACAGTAAACAAGATGAGAGGTTATAATTCAGTATTAGAAGAAACCTTAATAAATTCTAGACTTGATGCAGAGAGCCTTGAGGCAATGTTTACAGCTATGAGAGAGAGCTTCCCTGCCTTTAGAAGGTTCTATTTAAAAAAGGCTGAGATACTTGGTCATAAAAACGGTCTGCCATTCTATGATTTATTTGCACCTTCAGGGGAAGCCCATATGAGCTATACCTATGAAGAAGCAAGAGAATTTATTGTAAAGAACTTTGGAACCTTCAGCAAAGCATTAGCTGACTTTGCAGATAATGCTTTTGAAAAAAGGTGGATAGATGCTGAGCCAAGAGAAGGGAAAAGAGGGGGAGCCTTTTGTTCCAATCTGCATTCAATAGGAGAGAGCAGAGTATTATGCAATTTTTCAGGCAGCTTTAGTGATGTAGTTACTATTGCCCATGAGCTTGGGCATGGTTATCATGGAAATTGCCTAAAGGATGAAAGTATTTTAAATAGTGATTACACTATGCCTATAGCTGAAACAGCTTCTATTTTCTGTGAAACTATCGTTAAAAATGCAGTACTAAAAACTGCCACTAAAGAACAAGCTTATTCAGTACTTGAAGAGAGTATTTCTGATGCAGGTCAGGTTATAGTAGATATTTACAGCAGATTTTTATTTGAGAGCGAGCTATTCAAAAGAAGGGAAAGCTCATCCCTTTCAGTAAAGGAATTAAAGGAAATAATGATTAATGCTCAAAAAGAAGCTTATGGAGAGGCACTAGATGAAAATTATCTACATCCTTACATGTGGATTAATAAACCTCACTATTACTATGCTGAGCGCAACTTTTATAACTTTCCATATGCTTTTGGACTTCTATTTTCTAAAGGACTATATGCTGAATACGTAAAAAGGGGCCAGGAATTTGTTAAAGATTATGATAAGCTATTAGCTATGACAGGCAAAATGAGCATTCCAGAGGTTACAGCTATGATGGGAATAGATATTCACAAGGTTGATTTTTGGAGATCTTCTCTAAAACTTATTGAAGAGGATATTGAAAAGTTTATCAGTTTGGTATAG
- a CDS encoding thioredoxin family protein produces MINLNEGLSFQQYLEKNTPEQREAMLKAYDNTQLSEEGKKYIQSIDKPLNMVVYSEGFCPDCVVTLPFVRRMEELNPNIKMFIFGREGNKETLEEMVGTARIPTVLCFTENMEPKGAYIEVPEDIKEMMMGLSPDKQKEIVMEYRAGKFNSSIEKNLIKILK; encoded by the coding sequence ATGATTAATTTAAATGAAGGTCTAAGTTTTCAGCAGTATTTAGAAAAAAATACACCTGAACAAAGGGAAGCTATGCTAAAAGCTTATGATAATACACAGCTTTCAGAAGAAGGTAAGAAATATATTCAAAGTATTGACAAACCATTAAATATGGTGGTGTATTCAGAAGGTTTTTGCCCTGATTGCGTGGTAACTCTTCCTTTTGTAAGAAGAATGGAAGAATTAAATCCAAATATAAAGATGTTCATATTTGGGCGTGAAGGCAATAAAGAAACCTTAGAAGAAATGGTTGGTACAGCAAGAATACCTACAGTATTATGCTTTACTGAAAACATGGAGCCAAAGGGAGCTTATATAGAGGTACCTGAGGATATAAAGGAAATGATGATGGGTTTAAGCCCAGATAAGCAAAAGGAAATAGTAATGGAATACAGAGCTGGTAAGTTTAATAGTTCTATTGAGAAAAATTTAATAAAGATACTTAAATAA